Proteins from one Pyrobaculum neutrophilum V24Sta genomic window:
- a CDS encoding nucleotidyltransferase family protein, whose product MVKIAVIPVGGEAVRLRPLTVETSKAMVRILNRPLVELSILHLAQQGVEEFYFGVRGYHNYRDIYDYFREGGWLYERYGRKVRIRYMPRVETRGNAEAVLATLEYYDIAEPVLVVQGDNIFKLDIQDMYRFHSSHKAFITIALKEEAGNLSEFGVAAVGEDMRILKFVEKPKRREEAPSNLVNTGLYILSEDFRSFFKGEVGQKLYREGKMDFGGDVIPACIETGLPVYGYVTSGYWFDVGTPERYLKAVRFLLRHLPPEELEAEEIAPQIYAQGTSERSKSLKAKIREDIVNNAIRVEGPVLIGRHVQIGGGAYLRESVVDNYVIIGEKTAVEESVVMDRTYVGSGVSIKRSIIGRHVYIGDGAVVEDSVVADNAYVGEGAQLKNVRVWPHKTVERGVKLEGFSLV is encoded by the coding sequence ATGGTAAAGATAGCTGTGATACCGGTAGGTGGGGAGGCGGTTAGGCTCAGGCCCCTCACCGTCGAGACCTCCAAGGCCATGGTCCGCATACTCAACAGACCCCTCGTGGAGCTCTCGATTTTACACCTAGCTCAGCAGGGGGTTGAGGAGTTCTACTTCGGCGTTAGAGGCTACCACAACTACCGCGACATATACGACTACTTTAGGGAGGGGGGCTGGCTCTACGAGAGATACGGCAGAAAAGTCAGAATTAGATACATGCCCAGGGTTGAGACCAGAGGCAACGCCGAGGCCGTCCTCGCCACTCTTGAGTACTACGACATCGCAGAGCCGGTCCTCGTCGTACAAGGCGACAACATCTTTAAACTCGACATCCAAGACATGTACAGGTTCCACAGCTCGCATAAGGCCTTCATCACCATCGCCCTAAAGGAGGAGGCCGGCAACCTAAGCGAGTTCGGCGTTGCGGCGGTGGGGGAAGACATGCGTATATTGAAGTTCGTGGAGAAGCCCAAGAGGAGGGAGGAGGCCCCCAGCAACCTGGTCAACACCGGCCTATACATACTATCGGAGGACTTCAGAAGCTTCTTCAAAGGCGAAGTTGGCCAGAAGCTCTACCGCGAGGGCAAGATGGACTTCGGCGGAGACGTCATACCGGCCTGCATAGAGACGGGCCTACCCGTCTACGGCTACGTGACAAGCGGCTACTGGTTCGACGTGGGGACCCCAGAACGCTACCTAAAAGCCGTCCGGTTCCTCCTTAGACACCTCCCGCCGGAGGAGCTCGAGGCCGAGGAAATCGCGCCGCAGATATACGCCCAAGGCACCAGCGAGCGGTCTAAGTCGCTGAAGGCCAAGATCAGAGAGGACATCGTCAATAACGCGATAAGGGTGGAGGGCCCCGTGTTGATAGGGCGCCATGTACAAATCGGAGGCGGCGCATACCTAAGAGAGTCCGTGGTGGACAACTACGTCATAATAGGGGAAAAAACGGCGGTGGAGGAGTCCGTGGTGATGGACAGAACCTACGTCGGTAGCGGCGTCTCTATAAAGCGGTCTATCATAGGACGCCATGTATACATCGGAGACGGCGCCGTCGTGGAGGACTCAGTTGTAGCTGACAACGCCTACGTGGGCGAGGGGGCCCAGCTAAAAAACGTAAGGGTGTGGCCGCACAAGACGGTGGAAAGGGGGGTGAAGCTAGAGGGCTTCTCGCTGGTCTAG
- a CDS encoding glycogen/starch synthase — protein MRAPEKIRRVYIIAMEFGGLVKVGGLGEAVRQYAVGLARRGYDVTVLMPSHGRHLDPNRGFDLYPLDFRACGERRGQDGGAYPYCLGAEATYVEGVKVVMFKGLDYTTGHIFDRWGVYEYAEEKASLLARAAAAFAERFGLPDLIHVNDWPTVLAGVALRDAAERRGLAIPLLFTVHLSWDYRFPWHYAEWSGLQNRRHPVWRVCCHRWEHYSAVWDEGWGSVERFGVVEADAVSTVSYGYLEELLRKYGEWIRPKTCVVYNATDWSLKEVEGVSEGDVWRLVEEVERLGVVGGLDKNGGLLLAVGRLTSQKGIDLAVRALDHAPSARLLVLGIPSGDFGYEEYVKRLVWERRGRAALSTAKIPPRLYKALHYVAKALVMPSRWEPFGISAIEAMALGTPVIAAKVGGLPEVVDGLGLLVEPEDVEGLGRAMEAVASGRYKPPPRQYIASYVDAKFRIGNVVDMLERCYEKARQFAYFRAVS, from the coding sequence ATGCGGGCGCCGGAGAAGATAAGACGCGTCTACATCATAGCTATGGAGTTCGGCGGCTTGGTAAAAGTGGGCGGCCTCGGCGAAGCCGTTAGGCAGTACGCCGTTGGCCTCGCGAGGAGGGGATACGACGTCACAGTCCTGATGCCCAGCCACGGCAGACACCTCGACCCAAACAGAGGATTCGATCTTTACCCCCTGGACTTTCGAGCGTGTGGAGAACGGCGGGGGCAAGACGGGGGGGCGTACCCCTACTGCCTAGGGGCAGAGGCAACGTACGTAGAAGGCGTCAAGGTCGTGATGTTTAAAGGGCTAGACTACACGACGGGGCACATCTTCGACAGGTGGGGGGTTTACGAATACGCCGAGGAGAAGGCCTCCCTCCTGGCGAGGGCGGCGGCCGCCTTTGCGGAGCGCTTCGGCCTACCGGACCTAATACACGTCAACGACTGGCCCACCGTCCTAGCCGGCGTTGCGCTACGCGATGCGGCGGAGAGGAGAGGCCTCGCCATCCCCCTCCTCTTCACGGTACACCTCTCCTGGGACTACCGCTTCCCTTGGCACTACGCGGAGTGGAGCGGGCTACAGAACCGGCGGCACCCAGTCTGGCGGGTCTGTTGCCACCGGTGGGAGCACTACAGCGCTGTGTGGGACGAGGGCTGGGGGAGCGTGGAGAGATTCGGCGTAGTGGAGGCAGACGCGGTGTCTACGGTCAGCTATGGGTATCTTGAGGAGCTCCTGCGTAAATACGGCGAGTGGATACGCCCGAAGACCTGCGTCGTATACAACGCCACGGACTGGAGCCTTAAGGAGGTGGAGGGGGTGTCGGAGGGAGACGTCTGGCGGCTGGTGGAGGAGGTGGAACGCCTCGGCGTCGTAGGCGGCTTAGACAAAAACGGCGGACTGCTCCTCGCGGTGGGGAGACTCACCTCCCAGAAGGGCATCGACTTAGCCGTAAGAGCGCTGGACCACGCCCCCTCCGCCCGACTCCTCGTGTTGGGCATCCCGTCGGGGGACTTCGGCTACGAGGAATACGTCAAAAGGCTGGTGTGGGAGAGGCGGGGTAGGGCGGCGCTCTCGACGGCTAAAATCCCGCCGAGGCTCTACAAAGCCCTACACTACGTGGCGAAGGCGTTGGTTATGCCGTCTAGGTGGGAGCCCTTCGGCATCTCCGCCATAGAGGCCATGGCGTTGGGCACCCCGGTGATAGCGGCTAAGGTCGGCGGGTTGCCCGAGGTAGTAGACGGGTTAGGCCTACTGGTGGAGCCCGAAGACGTGGAGGGGCTGGGGAGAGCCATGGAGGCCGTTGCCTCAGGGCGCTACAAACCGCCGCCGAGACAATATATAGCGAGCTACGTCGACGCCAAGTTCAGAATTGGAAACGTCGTAGACATGTTGGAGCGTTGCTACGAAAAAGCAAGACAATTCGCCTACTTCCGCGCCGTAAGCTAG
- a CDS encoding glycoside hydrolase family 57 protein, whose amino-acid sequence MHVVLFLEVHQPRRIRPDLHRVYPRRPSDVEIFYDELNAAIFRRVSERVYRKATKIIYEAALETPGFKVTFSLSGLALEQFRRHAPDVLDLFRALASREAAEFTAQTYYHSLAWFIDREEFREQVEMQRKAVEELIGVRPRAAENTEFIYNNDIACFLHSMGFETVVTEGVDWVLGWRSPNYVYKAWGCDARVLVRNYRLSDDIGFRFGARWWDQWPLTADKYASWLDATPGDVAFIAVDYETFGEHHWPESGIHEFLRWLPREIAKRPRLRFATVSEAASLHPPRDTYDVPPWATISWADERDLSAWLGNEMQRSSFALLTWLYPYAKALGGETLKLWRELSTSDHFYYQATKTGPAGEVHSYFSPYGSAYKAHDVYMAALTALLVEIREKWSAEAAERLVFNDERCFHGHGARICSLKELRNTDAGFKKRHRQDLKRWLTDVFLLSPQEAERILG is encoded by the coding sequence ATGCACGTTGTGCTTTTTCTAGAGGTGCACCAGCCCCGGAGGATAAGGCCGGACCTCCACAGGGTATACCCAAGAAGGCCGAGCGACGTGGAGATCTTCTACGATGAGCTAAACGCCGCCATCTTCAGGAGGGTCTCCGAAAGAGTCTACCGGAAGGCCACCAAGATCATATATGAGGCGGCGCTGGAAACGCCGGGTTTCAAGGTGACCTTCAGCCTAAGCGGCCTAGCCCTTGAACAGTTCCGGAGGCACGCCCCAGACGTCCTAGACCTCTTCCGGGCGTTGGCATCGCGGGAGGCGGCTGAGTTCACCGCCCAGACCTACTACCACAGCCTGGCATGGTTCATAGACAGGGAGGAGTTCAGGGAGCAGGTGGAGATGCAGAGGAAGGCCGTGGAGGAGCTAATCGGCGTAAGGCCGAGAGCTGCCGAAAACACCGAGTTCATCTACAACAACGACATCGCGTGCTTCCTCCACTCCATGGGCTTCGAGACGGTGGTGACGGAGGGGGTGGACTGGGTTTTGGGGTGGCGCTCCCCCAACTACGTCTACAAGGCCTGGGGCTGCGACGCGAGGGTGCTGGTCCGCAACTACAGACTAAGCGACGACATAGGCTTCAGGTTCGGGGCTAGGTGGTGGGACCAGTGGCCGCTGACTGCGGACAAGTACGCCTCGTGGCTTGACGCAACCCCAGGCGACGTGGCGTTCATAGCAGTAGACTACGAGACGTTTGGGGAACACCACTGGCCGGAGTCCGGCATCCACGAGTTCCTCAGGTGGCTCCCGAGAGAAATCGCGAAGAGGCCGCGTCTTAGATTCGCCACGGTCTCAGAGGCGGCGTCCCTCCACCCGCCAAGGGATACATACGACGTCCCCCCCTGGGCCACCATCAGCTGGGCGGACGAAAGAGACCTATCTGCGTGGCTGGGGAACGAGATGCAGCGCAGCTCCTTCGCCCTACTCACGTGGCTTTACCCATACGCGAAAGCCCTCGGCGGGGAAACGCTGAAGCTCTGGAGAGAGCTCTCCACAAGCGACCACTTCTACTACCAAGCGACCAAGACGGGGCCCGCGGGGGAGGTCCACTCCTACTTCAGCCCCTACGGCTCCGCCTACAAGGCACACGACGTCTACATGGCGGCTCTGACGGCCTTGTTGGTGGAGATCAGGGAGAAGTGGAGCGCAGAGGCCGCAGAAAGGCTTGTGTTTAACGACGAGAGGTGCTTCCACGGCCACGGGGCGAGGATCTGTTCGCTGAAGGAGCTGAGGAACACAGACGCCGGCTTCAAGAAACGCCACCGCCAAGACCTCAAAAGGTGGCTCACAGACGTCTTCCTCCTTTCTCCACAAGAGGCGGAGAGGATCCTCGGCTGA
- a CDS encoding aldehyde ferredoxin oxidoreductase family protein, with protein sequence MAGWQGRLLRVDLTRRKAVVQGLDAAVARDFIGGRGLAAKILWDELPPGVDPLSPYNKLIFAAGPLTGLPGPNFGKLVVAAKSPLTGGYGDGNIGTWAAVNLRKAGYDALVVEGRAEKPSYIFIDGDRVEILEAGDLWGLNAWSVEEKLQKIHGRDAAVITIGPAGENLVRFATVVSHKGRSGGRPGMGAVMGSKNLKAVVVKGKGEVPLADKAAYQRLAVEAVREGSSSPSYGFWMRQGTTSTVEWAQEASVLPAYNYSEGQFDDFSKIGGGAVEKLETDLKSCPLCFMACGHWVPAESGSVEVDYENLAMLGSNLGIGDLYKVGELNRIADVMGMDTISLGNVLGYVMEASERGYGDRLGFVVEWGDYEAARQLALDIAYRRGVGDLLADGVRKVAERIGGQDFAMHVKGLEISAYDCHAAPAMALAYATSPIGAHHKDAWVIAWEVKTDRFGYTRDKAAKVVELQRIRGGWFETFVGCRFPWVEVGLSLDWYPRLFKAATGVDATPEYFNEVGDRIYALIRAFWVREYGWWSRELDMPPAKWFKEPLTKGPLKGARLDPEGYGRLLDYYYELRGWDRRGVPRRETLEKLGLGYVAAELERLGLAGG encoded by the coding sequence GTGGCTGGTTGGCAGGGGAGGTTGCTGAGGGTGGACTTGACGCGGAGGAAGGCTGTTGTACAAGGGCTTGACGCCGCGGTGGCGCGGGATTTCATAGGGGGGCGCGGCCTCGCGGCTAAGATACTGTGGGACGAGCTCCCTCCGGGAGTCGACCCCCTGTCGCCCTACAACAAGCTGATCTTCGCCGCCGGGCCGTTGACGGGCTTGCCGGGGCCTAACTTCGGGAAACTCGTCGTAGCGGCTAAAAGCCCCCTCACGGGCGGCTACGGCGACGGAAACATAGGGACGTGGGCAGCCGTAAATTTGAGGAAGGCAGGGTACGACGCCTTGGTCGTGGAGGGGAGGGCCGAGAAGCCCTCCTACATCTTCATAGACGGCGATAGGGTGGAGATCCTAGAGGCGGGGGACCTCTGGGGGCTAAACGCGTGGTCTGTGGAGGAGAAGTTGCAGAAGATCCACGGGAGAGATGCGGCGGTGATAACCATAGGGCCGGCTGGGGAGAACTTGGTCAGATTCGCCACGGTGGTTTCCCACAAGGGGCGCTCGGGAGGCCGGCCGGGCATGGGCGCAGTTATGGGGTCGAAGAACTTGAAGGCTGTGGTGGTTAAGGGCAAGGGGGAGGTCCCCCTGGCGGACAAGGCGGCCTATCAGCGCCTCGCCGTAGAGGCGGTAAGGGAGGGCTCCTCAAGCCCCAGCTACGGCTTCTGGATGAGGCAGGGGACCACCTCCACCGTGGAGTGGGCGCAGGAGGCGAGCGTTCTACCCGCCTACAACTACTCGGAGGGGCAGTTCGACGATTTTTCCAAGATCGGCGGCGGCGCTGTGGAGAAGCTTGAGACGGATCTCAAGTCATGTCCGCTCTGTTTTATGGCGTGTGGCCACTGGGTCCCCGCGGAGTCGGGGAGCGTGGAGGTGGACTACGAGAACTTGGCCATGCTGGGGTCTAACCTTGGGATAGGCGATCTATACAAGGTAGGGGAGTTAAACAGGATCGCAGACGTGATGGGCATGGACACCATTTCGCTTGGCAACGTGCTGGGCTACGTGATGGAGGCCTCGGAAAGGGGATACGGCGATAGGCTGGGCTTTGTGGTTGAGTGGGGCGACTACGAAGCCGCGAGACAGCTGGCCCTCGACATCGCATACAGGAGGGGGGTGGGGGATCTTCTGGCAGACGGCGTTAGGAAGGTCGCGGAGAGGATAGGCGGGCAGGACTTCGCGATGCACGTCAAGGGGCTTGAGATCTCGGCCTACGACTGCCACGCGGCGCCTGCCATGGCTCTTGCCTACGCCACCTCCCCCATCGGCGCCCACCACAAGGACGCTTGGGTTATCGCCTGGGAGGTGAAGACGGACCGCTTTGGGTACACGAGGGATAAGGCGGCGAAGGTGGTGGAGCTACAGAGGATCAGAGGCGGTTGGTTCGAGACCTTCGTCGGGTGCCGCTTCCCCTGGGTGGAGGTGGGGCTCTCCCTCGACTGGTACCCGAGGCTCTTCAAGGCTGCCACTGGGGTAGACGCCACGCCTGAGTACTTCAACGAGGTTGGCGACAGGATCTACGCGCTTATCCGCGCCTTCTGGGTGAGGGAGTACGGGTGGTGGAGTAGAGAGCTGGATATGCCCCCGGCTAAGTGGTTCAAGGAGCCGCTTACGAAGGGGCCATTAAAGGGCGCCCGCCTAGACCCCGAGGGCTACGGCCGACTCCTCGACTACTACTACGAGCTACGCGGCTGGGACAGGCGGGGAGTGCCCAGGCGGGAGACGTTGGAGAAGCTCGGCCTCGGCTACGTCGCGGCGGAGCTGGAGAGGCTTGGGCTAGCCGGAGGTTAA
- a CDS encoding glycogen/starch/alpha-glucan phosphorylase, with amino-acid sequence MIVSITPEIGIGELRNFAGGLGVLEGDKFYAAARLGVPYTVITLFYPEGYVSYAEENGELVPTAEGNLLDRLTYLGGWEVEARGERVSGGYYIYRAGSAAAVFVKVDAPEWAARATRRLYYEDTESDRFYKYLILAKAAVSYVERYIGWDNVRYLDLQEAYTVFALLVKRHPRARLVVHTPAPWGHPTFNKRFFRDEFGFEMAMEPVVLTELGLSMAQEGIAVSKKMVGQLCNTFPHHCHKIRGVTNAVEVPRWEHPALAGLKSAEELRRARERAKEEALRALGVEARGKVVISWARRMTHYKRPHFVLQLIEDVDRDVVFILGGRAHPNDRYGVEMMKKFREASARDNVYYFPHLDVETEKRIIWASDIWLFTPFSGWEASGTSFMKAGINGVPSVASRDGAVVEVMEDGRNGWLFGGNRERLLPLDSPDIDQNEYREFRQKVEEALDAYSSGRYWEIAYNAYVTFRSYFSMERLFRDYGYI; translated from the coding sequence ATGATCGTGTCTATCACGCCTGAGATCGGCATTGGGGAGCTTAGGAACTTCGCCGGCGGTCTCGGAGTGTTGGAGGGCGATAAGTTCTACGCCGCGGCGAGGCTGGGGGTGCCCTACACGGTCATCACGCTGTTTTACCCAGAGGGCTATGTCTCATATGCCGAGGAAAACGGCGAGCTTGTCCCAACCGCTGAGGGGAATCTCCTCGACAGACTTACGTACCTGGGCGGGTGGGAGGTGGAGGCGCGGGGAGAGAGGGTTTCGGGGGGGTACTACATCTATAGGGCGGGGAGCGCCGCCGCTGTGTTTGTGAAAGTGGACGCTCCCGAGTGGGCCGCGAGGGCTACCAGGAGGCTGTACTACGAAGACACCGAGAGCGACCGCTTCTACAAGTACCTCATATTGGCCAAAGCCGCCGTCAGCTATGTCGAACGCTACATCGGGTGGGACAACGTGAGGTATCTCGACCTACAGGAGGCCTACACGGTATTCGCCCTGCTGGTCAAGAGACATCCGAGGGCCAGGCTCGTGGTCCACACCCCGGCGCCGTGGGGGCACCCGACGTTTAACAAGAGGTTTTTCAGAGACGAGTTCGGCTTCGAGATGGCTATGGAGCCCGTGGTGCTCACGGAGTTGGGCCTCTCTATGGCTCAGGAGGGCATCGCCGTGTCGAAGAAGATGGTGGGGCAGCTCTGCAACACCTTCCCCCATCACTGCCACAAGATCAGGGGGGTTACAAACGCTGTGGAGGTGCCGAGGTGGGAGCACCCGGCTCTCGCCGGTCTCAAAAGCGCTGAGGAGCTACGGAGGGCCAGGGAGAGGGCGAAGGAGGAGGCGCTTAGGGCACTTGGCGTAGAGGCGAGGGGCAAGGTGGTTATCTCCTGGGCCAGGAGGATGACCCACTACAAGAGGCCCCATTTCGTACTACAGCTCATAGAGGACGTCGATAGAGACGTCGTCTTTATACTCGGGGGGCGGGCCCACCCGAATGACAGATACGGGGTGGAGATGATGAAGAAGTTTAGAGAGGCGTCGGCGAGAGACAACGTCTACTACTTCCCGCATCTGGACGTGGAGACGGAGAAGAGGATCATATGGGCGTCTGACATATGGCTCTTCACGCCGTTTAGCGGCTGGGAGGCGTCGGGGACGTCCTTCATGAAGGCCGGCATAAATGGGGTGCCCTCCGTGGCCTCCCGCGACGGCGCTGTGGTTGAGGTTATGGAAGACGGCCGCAACGGGTGGCTCTTCGGCGGAAACCGCGAGAGGCTGTTGCCGCTGGACAGCCCCGACATAGATCAAAACGAGTATAGAGAGTTTAGGCAGAAGGTCGAGGAGGCCTTGGACGCGTACAGCAGCGGGCGGTACTGGGAGATCGCCTACAACGCGTACGTAACCTTCCGTAGCTACTTCTCCATGGAGAGGCTTTTTAGAGACTACGGCTACATCTAG
- the thiI gene encoding tRNA uracil 4-sulfurtransferase ThiI, protein MERVLLVRVGELTVKRGWTRVEMERLLLRAAKEAAGECGGARFAREPGRIYAYGDVNCLKKALSRVFGVKSVSPAYVLQFKDLAEVAAAAAELWGGEVAGRRFAVRVHRVGTHGFTSRDVAAAVGAALVKAGGSVDLETPEVELYVEVRGDRAFLYREVLEGPGGLPLGSEGKVLALVSGGIDSPVAAWMLMRRGAHVDVFYCHLGGTYALRLVVEVIKRLLSWSYGYNARVAVADCSPVVRALRRGVREELWNIAFKRALYLAASKVAEAVKAAALVTGESLGQVSSQTLQALAAAERGLDMPIFRPLVGMDKDEIVHLAERIGTYEVSARLPEYCALLSRRPRKWATRQEVEEIDLAIHDAVAEVVNGVKVIRKSELESFASSLKPPHDLELETPPPDSVLVDLRSAEDYRRWHLPGALRADPDDVLTLVDRLGRDKTYVFYCYGGGTSLDVAESLRRLGIKAYSLKLKPQGG, encoded by the coding sequence GTGGAGAGGGTTCTCCTCGTGAGGGTGGGGGAGCTCACCGTAAAGAGGGGCTGGACCCGCGTCGAGATGGAGAGGCTGTTGCTACGGGCGGCGAAGGAGGCGGCTGGCGAATGCGGAGGGGCGAGGTTCGCGAGGGAGCCGGGGAGGATATACGCATATGGCGACGTCAATTGCCTCAAAAAGGCGCTGTCTAGAGTCTTCGGGGTTAAGTCGGTGAGTCCTGCGTACGTCCTCCAGTTTAAGGATCTGGCGGAGGTGGCGGCCGCCGCCGCGGAGCTCTGGGGCGGGGAGGTGGCCGGGAGGCGGTTCGCGGTTAGGGTCCACAGGGTGGGGACGCACGGCTTCACCTCAAGAGACGTGGCCGCCGCCGTGGGCGCGGCGTTGGTTAAAGCAGGAGGTTCGGTGGATCTCGAGACCCCGGAGGTGGAGCTTTATGTGGAGGTGCGGGGGGACCGGGCCTTTCTATATAGGGAGGTGCTGGAGGGGCCGGGGGGCCTCCCCCTGGGGTCTGAGGGGAAGGTGCTGGCGTTGGTCTCCGGCGGCATCGACTCGCCGGTTGCAGCGTGGATGCTCATGCGTAGGGGGGCACACGTGGACGTCTTCTACTGCCACCTCGGCGGGACCTACGCGCTAAGGCTCGTTGTGGAGGTGATAAAGAGGCTACTGTCTTGGTCCTACGGCTACAACGCGAGGGTGGCCGTGGCGGACTGCTCCCCAGTGGTGCGGGCCTTACGGAGGGGGGTGAGGGAGGAGCTCTGGAACATAGCCTTTAAGAGGGCGCTCTACCTCGCCGCTTCCAAGGTGGCTGAGGCCGTGAAGGCGGCCGCCTTGGTCACGGGGGAGTCGCTTGGCCAGGTGTCTTCGCAGACGTTGCAGGCGCTTGCGGCGGCTGAACGCGGGCTCGATATGCCCATCTTTAGGCCTCTGGTGGGCATGGACAAGGACGAGATCGTGCATCTCGCCGAGAGGATCGGGACGTACGAGGTTTCGGCTAGGCTTCCCGAGTACTGCGCCCTCTTGAGCAGAAGGCCTAGGAAGTGGGCAACGCGTCAGGAGGTGGAGGAGATAGATCTGGCGATCCACGACGCCGTGGCGGAGGTCGTAAACGGCGTTAAGGTAATTAGGAAGAGCGAGCTGGAAAGCTTCGCGTCTTCTCTAAAGCCGCCGCACGACCTAGAGCTGGAGACCCCGCCCCCGGACTCCGTGTTGGTTGATCTACGAAGCGCGGAGGACTACAGAAGGTGGCACCTCCCAGGCGCTCTCAGGGCGGACCCAGACGACGTTTTAACGCTGGTCGACCGCCTAGGCAGAGACAAGACCTACGTCTTCTACTGCTACGGAGGAGGCACAAGCTTAGACGTGGCGGAGAGCCTCCGGAGGCTTGGGATCAAGGCCTACTCCCTCAAGCTTAAACCGCAGGGCGGTTGA
- a CDS encoding MBL fold metallo-hydrolase → MNLYYDGGIYVEGRGVRFVVDPVGPIKGRVDFVLITHGHSDHISRYALRYPVVATRETLAAMSVRLGAAPARRITVAAGRVVEVDGVEVAVLEAGHILGSVMYLVEVDGLQALFTGDFNTVGTILTDAAEPVENVDVLVMEATYGDPAYVFPNRAEVYNELLDLVERHSGDGGVAIAAYPLGKAQEVARLLGHRAGAHAAVARYNRALGISTGGGREVVIVPSLRWAPRGYVRVEVSGWYAEEEARRRALREGVYGIPLSDHSDFPNLVQFAQEISPRLIYTVYGFTERLARHLRRLGLRAYPIPKSAGLPAHSI, encoded by the coding sequence GTGAATCTTTACTACGACGGCGGGATATACGTGGAGGGGAGGGGCGTGAGGTTTGTGGTCGACCCCGTGGGGCCCATCAAGGGCCGAGTCGATTTCGTCTTGATAACCCACGGCCACAGCGACCACATCTCCAGATACGCCTTGAGGTACCCCGTGGTGGCCACCAGGGAAACCCTAGCCGCCATGTCGGTGAGGCTCGGCGCGGCGCCGGCTAGGCGGATCACCGTGGCGGCTGGGAGGGTGGTGGAGGTGGACGGCGTGGAGGTGGCTGTGTTGGAGGCTGGGCACATCCTGGGAAGCGTCATGTATCTAGTGGAGGTGGACGGCCTCCAAGCCCTGTTCACCGGCGACTTCAACACGGTGGGCACCATCTTGACAGACGCCGCGGAGCCCGTGGAGAATGTGGACGTGTTGGTGATGGAGGCCACCTACGGCGACCCAGCCTACGTGTTTCCCAACAGAGCCGAGGTGTATAACGAGCTACTGGATCTGGTGGAGCGCCACAGCGGAGACGGCGGGGTGGCCATAGCGGCGTACCCCCTTGGTAAAGCCCAGGAGGTGGCCCGGCTGTTGGGCCACAGGGCGGGGGCACACGCCGCCGTGGCTAGGTACAACAGGGCTTTGGGCATCTCCACGGGCGGGGGGAGGGAGGTCGTGATAGTCCCCAGCCTGAGGTGGGCGCCCCGGGGCTACGTCCGGGTAGAGGTGAGCGGGTGGTACGCCGAGGAGGAGGCCAGGAGGAGGGCTTTGAGGGAGGGAGTGTACGGCATCCCGCTGAGCGACCACAGCGATTTTCCAAACCTCGTGCAGTTCGCCCAGGAGATATCGCCGAGGTTGATCTACACCGTGTACGGCTTCACGGAGAGGCTGGCGCGGCACCTCCGGAGGCTTGGCTTGAGGGCCTACCCGATCCCCAAGTCAGCCGGCCTGCCGGCTCACTCCATTTAA